The nucleotide window ATGTTGAATCGCTTTACTAATTGCCGCCTCACCTTCAAGCGCAATATGTGTAGACTCTTTAGCATGGTTAAAGCTTTCCTCAGCATTGAGTAAGCTGCTATCGACTTGGCTAATTGTATTACGCATCATATTCACAATATGCTCAGCTTTTTCTGCCTGTGTTGTAATACCAGCAGCTACATCATTCATCGTTGTAGCAATTTGGCTTGAAGCCTCATTTGTTTGCTGTGATGATTCCGCTAAGGCAAGAGAAGAGCTAGCGATTTCATTAGCGTTTTGAGCGACATTTGTTACTGTTTCTGTTAAACGCTCCTTCATATTGTGGAAGGCAACAGCTAAATCTGCAATTTCATCATTACCTCTTGCTTTTAATAAGTCGACCTTCAAATTTAAATTTGCGAGCTCATTAGCATTGTTACGCAAAACATTAATCGGTGTTACAATAAGGCGCTGCATAATAAAGCCAATAATAATGGTAATGACAATCGCAATAACTAAAGAAATGACAATATTTTCAATGGCAGATGCTGTTGCAATTTTTGTGTAAGGTGCTGTTGGAACCGCAACAGCCCAAATACCTATTACTTCGCCATTTTTATTTAAAATAGGATCATATGCAGCCTGGAATGGGTCTCCTAGAACAGTTGCTGTACCAAGAAAGCGCTCTTTGTTATTTAGTACAACCTCTGCCACAGCATCAGAAACCTTTGTCCCTAATGCACGTTCTTCATTTTCGATAATCGTTGTTGAAATACGTGTGTCATTTTGAAATATAGACATGACGTTTCCATTTGTTAAATCGCTAATTTGATCGGCAACCTCATAGTTCTCTACCATGTTGACAGAGCCTTTATAAAGATTACCGTCAATAATATCCCAATCTCCAGGAATACTAGAATCAAGTGCATAATAGCTTAATTGCACATCTGACATTAATTTCTCATTAGCACTTTCTAGTAAGTTTTTCTTTGTCACATAATAATTGACGCCACCTAAAATACACGCTAATAATAAAATACAAGTAAAAATAACGATATTGACCTTTTTACGAATTGACCACTTCATTATGTAGAAGCCTCCTAATCGAATAAACTTTTCTTAATGCCAACTAAAAATTGCGAAGTAGCTAATTGCTCAAACCATAGCTGATCTACCATATGAGCGATAAAGAAGAAGCCTCGTCCGCGGTCGGAAAAGCTCATTTCCTCTAAATTTGGCTCAATAATAGATTGCCACTCTTCAGGCGGGATGCCCTCAGCAAAATCAGTTACTGTAATTTGAATTTGCGCATCATGCCATAGAATGTGCAATTGAATATCTTCTTGCCTATTTGCCTTGTTCATTGCTTCAACAGCATTAATGATAAGCTCATGGGTGACAAAGCAAATTTCTTGAGCATTTGGAATGCTATAAAGCTCGGTATAGTTTACCATTACTTGATCAATAAAAAATATGGACTGCTGACAAGGAGCTACATGCAGCATCATTTCCATCAATAATCACCACACTATAATGTAATTGTAATTGAAACAATGGTTATATCATCCTCAAATTGCTGGTCTGCTAGCTCGTATTTTTGGGCAAATTTTTGCAATGCGTAGCTGTTGCTTTGTGATGCATAGGAATGAAAGAAATGTAAATCTATTTCCTCGTCATCCTGTAAGGTTAGCAAGCCATCCGTATATAAAATGATGCGATGCCAGCCAGTTAGTCGCACGCGCTTTGCCTTCACTTGAATAGCTGGAAACAGTCCAAGAATAGGAGAGTTAGCTGATAAAGCAACAGTTTCTCCATATTTGCCAAACAGGACACCTGCTGGATGTGAGGCATTGACATATTGCAACGTGCGATTTTTTTTATCGATGAGCATATAAACCGCTGTTACTAAAAAGCTATCTAAATCATCTGTCGAAAACAATTCATAAATTTGCTTGTTAAGCTCTGTTAGGACAGATACTGGATCTATTAGCGTTGTGATAATCCCTTTTAATAAGGAGCGAATAGACATTGTAATTAACGATGCAGCAATGCCATGCCCCATCACATCAAACAACATAACCGCTGTTAAATCTTCATCTAGCGAAAACCAGCAGTACATATCGCCACCAAGTGTTTGCGATGTAATATAAAGCCCATCTAGCTCAATATGCGGTAATGATAACGCAGGCGATAATGAATTTTTTTGAACATTTTTGGCAATGGCTAAATCCTGCGCTAATTTATATTGATGCTGTTTGCGAAGCTTTGTTTCCGCATCATATTTTAACGCAACTTGCACACGCGTTTTAAAATGAGTGAAATCGAATGGCTTCAAGATAAAATCAAAGATACCTACTTCAAACAGCCGGTCGAGAATAATAGGCTTTTCATAGGAGGTGGAGAGAATAATAGGTGCATCACACCATTTCGTTAAAGCCTCAATTTTCTGACAATGTTCTTCGCAGTTATTTAAATGCAATTTCGCATCATAAACAATCAATTGGATATCTTCTTTTAAAAATAGATAATCAAATTGAATTGCAGACTCCGCTGTTGTAAAGCAATGGATATTCATTAGTTCAATACGATTGAAAAATTTCTGAAGTCTAAGGATATCATTACTAACTGAGCCGATAATTAATACAGCCATTTGCTCTATACTCCTCGGAAATGTAATCTAAAGGTTCTATTTCCATTATACTATATATCCATGTCAGACAGACAAAACAAATTAGAATATTTTGCGTCTCTAGCATGCAAAAAGGTTGCGTGCTACAATAAAAGCATTGAAATGGAGGATTTACAATGACTGCACCAGTAATGAAAAATGACCGCTTGACGGTAACGATAGAGGATTTAACACATGATGGTAATGGTGTTGCAAAGGTTGATGGCTACCCATTATTTATTGCAGGAGCACTGCCACAGGAGCTTGTACAAGTGCATGTACTAAAAGTGTTAAAAAATTATGGCTTTGCAAAAGTGTTGGAAATACTTGAGCCTTCCGCTGACCGAGTAATAGCACCGTGCGATTACTTTGTGCAATGTGGTGGCTGCCAGCTACAGCATTTGTCTTATGAGGGGCAATTAAAATGGAAGCAGCGCATGGTTGAAAATGTGATGAAGCGCCTTGGTAAAATCGATGCACCTGTATTACCTGTTAAAGGAATGGACGAGCCGTGGCATTACCGCAACAAATCACAAATTCCATTTGCACAAGGCGAAATAGCACCAATCGCAGGCTTTTACAAAACAAAATCACATACAATCGTTGATATGGAACGTTGCTTAATTCAAACAGCAGAAGCAGATGTTATAATGGCTGACTTCAAGCGCGAATTAACAGCATTAGGCATTCGTCCTTACAATGAGGAGGCACATAAAGGTATGCTGCGTCATGTCGTAATTCGTAAAGGACGCACAACAAATGAAGTGATGGTTGTAGTCGTGACAACAGCACGTAAATTCCCACAAGCAGAAGCCACAGTGGCAAAAATTCGTGAGCTTGTACCGAATGTCACATCCATTGTCCAAAATATCAACCCAAACAAAACCAATGTGATTTTTGGTGATGAAACAGTGACACTATGGGGCAAGGATGTCATTGAAGACACAATTGGCGATGTGCGCTTCGAAATTTCCGCACGCTCATTTTATCAAGTGAACCCAATCCAAACAGAGGTGCTTTATAAGCAGGCGCTAGACTATGCACAGTTAACAGGCAATGAACGTGTCATTGATGCGTACTGTGGCATTGGTACAATCTCCTTATTTTTAGCTAAAAAGGCAAAGCACGTAATGGGCGTAGAAATCGTACCACAAGCCATTGAAGACGCTAAGCGCAATGCTGAGCTAAATGGCTTCACAAACACCTATTTCGAAGCAGGCCCAGCAGAGGAAATTATTCCACGTTGGTATAAGGAAGGCAAGGAAGCGGATGTGTTAGTCGTTGACCCACCACGTAAAGGCTGTGATGAGGCACTATTAAACACAATTATCGAGCAAAAGCCAAAGCGCGTTGTCTATGTTTCCTGCAATCCTGCCACATTAGCACGCGATTTACGCATCTTGGAGGATGGCGGCTATCAAACACAGGAAATTCAGCCTGTTGATATGTTTCCACATAGTACGCATTGTGAAGCAGTTGCACTGTTGGAATTAGCTTTGTAAAAGGAGGATGGGGTCTTAGCCCATCCTCTTTTTTGTACAGAAAACACCCACCTTCACAGCTAGCAAGATGAATGCATATATTACTTTTGAGCCCTAAAAAATCTGGACACAAATACGTCAAGGCTTAATGGTTTATTTCTAGAAGCCTGTGGAAAATTATACTATTAATATATATAATGAACATATAAGGAGATGAGAAATATATGAGAGATAAAAGTACTATTTATATCCCTGAAAACCCTGTTTCAAGATTTCTGTTTAGTGATACTCGTTCCGCAATCATTTGGTTAATTATTCGTCTTTATGTTGGGTACACATGGCTAACTGCAGGCTGGGGTAAAATCCAGAACGATGCATGGGTTGGTGAAAATGGCGGGAAAGCAGTTGAAGGATTTGTAAAGGGTGCACTTGCTAAATCACAAGAAACAGCAGATGTAGCTGGATGGTATGCAAGCTTTCTAGAAAATAGTGTGCTTCCACATGCAAAGCTATTTTCGTTCGTTGTTGCATATGGTGAGTTTTTAGTTGGTCTAGGTTTAATTGTCGGTTTATTAACGGGCATTGCAGCTTTTTGCGGTGCATTGATGAATGTGAGCTTTTTATTTGCAGGAACATTAAGTATCAATCCGTTGCTATTCATCCTTGCAACATGGTTAGTGCTTGCTTGGAAAGTTGCTGGCTGGTATGGTTTGGATCGTTGGGCTTTACCAAAGCTAGGTACACCTTGGAGTAAAAAGATAGGTTAAATTATATTTATAGGTAAAACGTTCTCTAGATTTTAGGAGAACGTTTTTTTAATAGGGCTGAGGACAAACATGGCTGTTAAGAGTGAGCAGAAGTGAATGGACACACAGTTATAACGACATATAACCGTGCATATATTGGTGAGAATGTAGGTATAGGAGGTAGAGGAATGAACGACAGAAATGCTCCCAACGAGATGAACAATCGAAGTTGGCAAGGCGGCTCGCAGCCATCGCGTTACTCGCAAACAGTAGGGGACCGTGGTCCAATTTTAGAACAAGACACTATGTTGCATGAAAAAAATGAAACTTTTATCCACGAGACAATACTGGAGCGACCTTTACATGTGAAGGGCTTCGGCGCTTTTGGCTACTTTGAGACACATCACTCAATGACGCCTTACACGAAGCTTAGTTTCCTACAGCATCCAGGGCAAAAAGTACCTGTTGCTGTCCGCTTTTCGTTAGCGTCTAGCAATAAGGGAACGCCAGACACTTCACGCAATATACGTGGCTTCTCAACTAAATTTTATACGGATGAAGGCATTTTTGATTTAATATGCAACCATATTCCCGTATTTTTGCTAAGGGATCCGATGCGGTTTTCAGAATCAGTTCGTGCTTTTCAGCCATCGCCAGTCAACAATATGATGGACCCCAATCGGTTCTGGAGCTTCTTTGCAACTACGCCAGAGGCAACGCATTTCGTTCTGCGGTTGTACTCTGATGAGGGGACAATCAAGAGCTTTCGTCATATTCCAGGTCACAGTGTGAGCACATACGTATGGAAAAATGCGCAGGATGTGCGCTACTATGTGAAATATAGCTGGATTCCACTAGCTGGCGAGCAGTATATTGATAGCCAAGAAGCAGCTCAGCTTGCCTGCGAGAATCCAGATTATGCAGGCAAGGATCTCTATGACACGCTAGCTAAAGGAACGCCAGTCGAATACGGGCTGTTTGTACAGCTGATGAATCCACAGGATGAGACTACATTAACGTTCGATCCACTAGACGATACGCAAGTGTGGGATGTGCGACAATATCCGTTGTTGCCAGTTGGCAAGATGGTGCTGAATCGAAATCCAGAGAATTTTAAAGAACAAGTTGAGAAGCTAGCCTTTTCACCTGCGAATCTGTTAGAGGGCGTAGAATTGACAGATGATAGAATCCTTCAAGGTCGTGCCAATATTTATTGGGATTCACAGCGCTACCGTCTAGGACCAGACTTCCGGAAGATTCCAATTAACCGTCAGGCAAATTGGACGCCAGAATCTGAAATTACAAGTGGCGCTGGCCGCTACGTAGCAGGACGACTCGTTCGTACTAACACGCCGAAAGCGGATGATTTCACACAGGCAGGGCAATTTTATCGCTCGTTAACGCCTGTAGGTAAGGAGCACTTAGTTGATAATCTTGCAGCTGGTCTTACACCTGTCTCACCAGAAATAAAGAGAGTTGTGTTGGGCTATTTAAACCAAGCAAGTCCAGATTTAGGAGAACGCGTTGCTCGACAGATTGCAAAAGGGTAGCATACAATAATCAGGAAACCTAGCTGTCTCAAAGCAAGACACTAGGTTTTTTGGTATTATGAAAGAAATTTTACTAGCATATAGGAGTGATACGATGTTTTTCTTAACAAGTGCACGACAAGAGCTATTTAATGTAGCACATACATATCCATTTGGAGAAAATATTGATGCTGAATTCGAACAATATTTATATGAGAATTTAGCGAATTATATCAATATTATTCCACCCGTATTTCATGCAGAAATACGTGAGCGAACTTTATTTCAAAACGATGCTTTAATGAATAATTTTAGAGAATGGTGTAATATCACGATTGAGCAATTTACAGTTAAAAGAGAGGCTATTTATGAGAAGCGTGAAGCGATTGTTGAACGCTTTAATTTGTCGGCACAAACAATGTTTTTAAAGTCATTTCATGATGGTGAGATTTTAGATGCTAGGCAGCAAGGAAATCAATTTACACTTTTATTAGATATGCGTGGTGGCTTTACAACCGAGGCAATTGTACAGCTAGTTTTTTATGATGCCCAAACAGAAGGAGAGCTTGCAGGTTATTATGTGTATGATGAGCTAGTAGAAACGGAAAATGGCTTTGCACTACGCGTTCTCTCTAGCTTCGGCAGCCCTTATGCAGAGTGGACGATTTACTTCAATAATGTTACAGCAAATTACCTATATCGCCCCGCGGCTTATATTGAATCAGGAAACATTACTACATGGGATGACTATGTTGCTACGCTAAACCGAGACGACCATTACTATATTATAGAAAACAATAGCTTGATAGAGGTTGATTTAGCTAAATTTTCACAAAAGGATAAAGGGATTTTTGCTGGGGAGCTATTACTAGGTAGGACTTTTAATGAGGCAAAAGAGAGGATTTATTGTGCTACTTATGAAGACCCTTATGCCTATTTTAGTGAACCTATTCCAGTTGATGAATTGCAAGGTGCTATGTTTAATTCAGACAAAACTATACAAACACGTGCCTTCAACACAATTTTTACATTGGGAGAGGATGTAGCAAATATTGTGAATAATGTACTGCGTAAAGCGAATGTCAATAGCGCTGAAGAAATGTATTTCCGGATTATGGCGAGTCATTTTGAGCAACTTGGGTGTTTAGAGGATGATGTGATAATGAAATGGATGAAGGAATAGGGAGGCAGGTCATACTAAATTCAGCAAATAATCGGCTAGCTTTAAAAGCCTCGAAATCAATACTGATAAAATTAAGAATTATAACGTAGAAGTTGTATAGCGTTCATTAATGAAAATAGTAAACATTACTATTTTCTAAAAAACTATTTACAAAACGTAATTATTACTATATAGTTTTAAAACGTAAACATTACGTTTTAAGGAGGAGTTACAATGAATAAAAAATGGTTTATGCCATTTGCAGCTGCTGCACTGGCTGTTGCTTTAGTAGCATGTCAGGAAGAAACAAAAGAAAAGGAAGAGGCGACTGAAGTTGAGGACCATAATCATGATGATCATCATGACCACAACCACGATCATGCAGAACTATCCGAAAAAGATAAACAAATTTCTCAAGGCTATTTTGAAGATAGCGATATTACAGATCGCCCATTAACAAATTGGCAAGGTGAATGGCAATCTGTTTACCCATACTTGCTAGATGGCACACTGGATGGCGTGCTAGAGCATAAAGCTTACCATGGTGATAAAACAGCTGAGGAGTATAAGGAATATTATAAAATTGGCTATGCAACAGATGTTACACAAATTGATATTGCGGATAAGACCATGACATTTTATAAGGATGGAGAAGCTGTTATAGGAACATATGAGTATGATGGCTATGAAATTTTAACATACGAAAAGGGCAATCGTGGTGTTCGCTATATATTCAAGCAAGTAGACGACAGTTCACAAGCACCAAAATATGTTCAATTTAGCGACCATATTATTTCAGATCAAGCATCAGGTCATTTCCATATTTACTTTGGCGATGATCGCGCAAAGTTGTTAGAGGAAATGGATAACTGGCCTACATATTATCCAAAAGCGATGTCTGGTGAAGAAATTGCTGATGAAATGGATGCACATTTGCATTAATAGGTCCCTGTTTTAATGGACTATAGGGGAGCTATCGGGAAGACATTTCCGATAGCTTTTATTTGTATATAAAGCAGTCAAATGGAGAAATGAAACTTTTTATAAATACAAAACGTAAAGGTAGTGATTAGAAGAGGAGGTAGATTTTACTTGAAAATAGCGCTATGGATTATTGCTGGAATTGTGGCAATCCTCGTTTTCGTTGTAGGAATAAAGGGATACATGCTTTATAAAGAATTTAAAACATCTAATCCTGAGTATATTATGGAGTTTGTAAAAGAG belongs to Lysinibacillus louembei and includes:
- a CDS encoding methyl-accepting chemotaxis protein, encoding MKWSIRKKVNIVIFTCILLLACILGGVNYYVTKKNLLESANEKLMSDVQLSYYALDSSIPGDWDIIDGNLYKGSVNMVENYEVADQISDLTNGNVMSIFQNDTRISTTIIENEERALGTKVSDAVAEVVLNNKERFLGTATVLGDPFQAAYDPILNKNGEVIGIWAVAVPTAPYTKIATASAIENIVISLVIAIVITIIIGFIMQRLIVTPINVLRNNANELANLNLKVDLLKARGNDEIADLAVAFHNMKERLTETVTNVAQNANEIASSSLALAESSQQTNEASSQIATTMNDVAAGITTQAEKAEHIVNMMRNTISQVDSSLLNAEESFNHAKESTHIALEGEAAISKAIQHLGTVTETVSYATDSIQKLGMRSEEIGGIITVITDISDQTNLLALNAAIEAARAGEHGKGFAVVASEVRVLAEQSKEAAQQITELIKDIQAETAVTVRTMESNLSAVEEQVVIINQGGEALKEIVEKTSITETGVAQMKDAFTTVNTNSHNVQDAIYDISGIIELSAAASEEIAAASEEQYATVAEMAESTAHLATIADRLREEVNKFQL
- a CDS encoding SpoIIE family protein phosphatase → MAVLIIGSVSNDILRLQKFFNRIELMNIHCFTTAESAIQFDYLFLKEDIQLIVYDAKLHLNNCEEHCQKIEALTKWCDAPIILSTSYEKPIILDRLFEVGIFDFILKPFDFTHFKTRVQVALKYDAETKLRKQHQYKLAQDLAIAKNVQKNSLSPALSLPHIELDGLYITSQTLGGDMYCWFSLDEDLTAVMLFDVMGHGIAASLITMSIRSLLKGIITTLIDPVSVLTELNKQIYELFSTDDLDSFLVTAVYMLIDKKNRTLQYVNASHPAGVLFGKYGETVALSANSPILGLFPAIQVKAKRVRLTGWHRIILYTDGLLTLQDDEEIDLHFFHSYASQSNSYALQKFAQKYELADQQFEDDITIVSITITL
- the rlmD gene encoding 23S rRNA (uracil(1939)-C(5))-methyltransferase RlmD, which translates into the protein MTAPVMKNDRLTVTIEDLTHDGNGVAKVDGYPLFIAGALPQELVQVHVLKVLKNYGFAKVLEILEPSADRVIAPCDYFVQCGGCQLQHLSYEGQLKWKQRMVENVMKRLGKIDAPVLPVKGMDEPWHYRNKSQIPFAQGEIAPIAGFYKTKSHTIVDMERCLIQTAEADVIMADFKRELTALGIRPYNEEAHKGMLRHVVIRKGRTTNEVMVVVVTTARKFPQAEATVAKIRELVPNVTSIVQNINPNKTNVIFGDETVTLWGKDVIEDTIGDVRFEISARSFYQVNPIQTEVLYKQALDYAQLTGNERVIDAYCGIGTISLFLAKKAKHVMGVEIVPQAIEDAKRNAELNGFTNTYFEAGPAEEIIPRWYKEGKEADVLVVDPPRKGCDEALLNTIIEQKPKRVVYVSCNPATLARDLRILEDGGYQTQEIQPVDMFPHSTHCEAVALLELAL
- a CDS encoding metal-binding protein ZinT, which encodes MNKKWFMPFAAAALAVALVACQEETKEKEEATEVEDHNHDDHHDHNHDHAELSEKDKQISQGYFEDSDITDRPLTNWQGEWQSVYPYLLDGTLDGVLEHKAYHGDKTAEEYKEYYKIGYATDVTQIDIADKTMTFYKDGEAVIGTYEYDGYEILTYEKGNRGVRYIFKQVDDSSQAPKYVQFSDHIISDQASGHFHIYFGDDRAKLLEEMDNWPTYYPKAMSGEEIADEMDAHLH
- a CDS encoding ATP-binding protein, which gives rise to MEMMLHVAPCQQSIFFIDQVMVNYTELYSIPNAQEICFVTHELIINAVEAMNKANRQEDIQLHILWHDAQIQITVTDFAEGIPPEEWQSIIEPNLEEMSFSDRGRGFFFIAHMVDQLWFEQLATSQFLVGIKKSLFD
- a CDS encoding catalase; this translates as MNNRSWQGGSQPSRYSQTVGDRGPILEQDTMLHEKNETFIHETILERPLHVKGFGAFGYFETHHSMTPYTKLSFLQHPGQKVPVAVRFSLASSNKGTPDTSRNIRGFSTKFYTDEGIFDLICNHIPVFLLRDPMRFSESVRAFQPSPVNNMMDPNRFWSFFATTPEATHFVLRLYSDEGTIKSFRHIPGHSVSTYVWKNAQDVRYYVKYSWIPLAGEQYIDSQEAAQLACENPDYAGKDLYDTLAKGTPVEYGLFVQLMNPQDETTLTFDPLDDTQVWDVRQYPLLPVGKMVLNRNPENFKEQVEKLAFSPANLLEGVELTDDRILQGRANIYWDSQRYRLGPDFRKIPINRQANWTPESEITSGAGRYVAGRLVRTNTPKADDFTQAGQFYRSLTPVGKEHLVDNLAAGLTPVSPEIKRVVLGYLNQASPDLGERVARQIAKG
- a CDS encoding DoxX family protein, yielding MRDKSTIYIPENPVSRFLFSDTRSAIIWLIIRLYVGYTWLTAGWGKIQNDAWVGENGGKAVEGFVKGALAKSQETADVAGWYASFLENSVLPHAKLFSFVVAYGEFLVGLGLIVGLLTGIAAFCGALMNVSFLFAGTLSINPLLFILATWLVLAWKVAGWYGLDRWALPKLGTPWSKKIG
- a CDS encoding DUF4085 family protein, yielding MFFLTSARQELFNVAHTYPFGENIDAEFEQYLYENLANYINIIPPVFHAEIRERTLFQNDALMNNFREWCNITIEQFTVKREAIYEKREAIVERFNLSAQTMFLKSFHDGEILDARQQGNQFTLLLDMRGGFTTEAIVQLVFYDAQTEGELAGYYVYDELVETENGFALRVLSSFGSPYAEWTIYFNNVTANYLYRPAAYIESGNITTWDDYVATLNRDDHYYIIENNSLIEVDLAKFSQKDKGIFAGELLLGRTFNEAKERIYCATYEDPYAYFSEPIPVDELQGAMFNSDKTIQTRAFNTIFTLGEDVANIVNNVLRKANVNSAEEMYFRIMASHFEQLGCLEDDVIMKWMKE